The window GGTATTTAGGAATGTGCTCTGCACGTACCCTTTTAAGCTCTTGTTCAGGTAGCAAGCTCATTAATTCCCAACCAAGGTCCAATGTTTCCTGGATAGATCGGTCTTCATCCCTATTTTGGGTGATGAATTTGTCTTCAAAGTCATCTGCGAATTTTAGGAATTTTTGGTCACGTTCAGTCAGTGCTTCTTCACCTACTACTGCCATTAAATCACGTAAGTCACGTCCTTCAGCATATGCAGAGTAAAGCTGGTCAGATACACCGCTGTGATCCTCACGGGTTTGTCCTTCACCAATCCCGCCGCTCATCAATCGTGATAGTGATGGGAGCACATCTACTGGTGGATATATTCCTTTACGGTGCAAGTCTCTGGAGAGCACAATCTGTCCTTCAGTAATGTAACCAGTTAGATCTGGAATAGGGTGAGTAATATCATCTTGAGGCATCACCAGTATTGGCATCTGTGTGATGGAGCCCTCTTTTCCTACAATACGGCCTGCTCTTTCATATATACTGGAAAGGTCAGTGTACATGTAACCAGGATATCCTCTTCGTCCAGGTACTTCGTCACGAGCTGCTGAAATTTCCCTTAGAGCTTCTGCATAGTTGGTCATATCAGTCAATATAACCAGCACGTGCATGTCATGTTCAAATGCAAAGTACTCTGCAGTTGTTAGAGCCATACGGGGGGTGATGATCCTTTCAATTGCTGGGTCATCAGCCAAGTTCATGAATACAGTCACTCTTTCAAGTGCTCCTGTTCGTTCAAAATCACGCATGAAGTAGTTAGCTTCTTCGTGGGTGATACCCATGGCTGCGAATATCACCGAAAACTCTGATTCTTCGGCTAACACTTTTGCTTGTCTGGCGATCTGAGCAGCCAGTTCATTGTGTGGAAGACCTGATCCAGAGAAGATGGGTAGTTTCTGTCCACGTACCAACGTGTTCATACCATCTATGGTTGAAATACCTGTTTGGATGAATTCTGCTGGGAATTCCCTGGCAGATGGGTTCATTGGGCTTCCATTTATGTCTAATTCTTTTTCAGGGATGATTTCCGGCCCACCATCTATTGGACTTCCTGTTCCACTGAATACTCGTCCAAGCATGTCTAGCGAAACCCCAATCTTAGCTGTTTCTCCAGTAAATCGTACTTTAGTTGTTGCAGTGTTTAGATCACTAGTTCCTTCGAAAACTTGAACCACAGCAACGTCACCTTTAACTTCCAGGACTTGTCCTCTTCTCATTTCACCGTTTGGTGTTTCTATGTCCACTATTTCGTTATAGGCAACACCTTCTACACCTTCTACGATCATGAGAGGGCCAGCCACTTCTCTAACTGTGGTATATTCTCTGGTTTTGATATTAGCGTTCATTTTCACACCTCACTTGTCTGTTTGTCTATTTTTTCCTGGATTTCTTTAATTGCAGCGTCAAATTCATCTTCTGGGATGAATTTCATTCTTCCAATTTCCTCTTTGACTTTTAAGTCAGTCAGATCACTGGATGCTGCTCCTCTTTCCAAGGCAGCAATAGCTTTTTCTTGGAATCGGAGGATAGTTTCAAGCATCTGATACTGTTTAGTAGGTGAACAGTAAGTGTCAACTTCGTGGTAAGCGTTCTGCTGTAAGAAGTCTTCCCGAATCATGCGAGTACTTTCTAGGGTGATCCTTTCTCTGTCAGGCAAGGCATCAGGTCCCACCAGTTGAACGATTTCCTGTAGTTCTGATTCTTTCTGAAGGAGTGCCATGGCATTGTCCCTTGCTGCTCTCCAATTTGCTTTGACTGAATCATCCCACCATCCTTCTACACTGTCCACATATAATGAGTAACTTTGTAGCCAGTCTATTGAGGGGAAGTGACGTTTATCTGCAAGAGATGCATCCAGTGCCCAGAATACTTTACATATACGTAGGGTGTTCTGTGTAACTGGTTCAGATAAATCTCCACCTGGTGGTGAAACTGCACCAACCACACTAACAGATGCAATCTTATCTTTGCTTCCTACTGTGGTCACTCGTCCTGCTCGTTCGTAGAACTGTGCTAAACGTGATGCTAGGTATGCAGGGTATCCTTCTTCACCAGGCATCTCTTCTAATCGTCCTGAAATTTCCCTCATTGCTTCTGCCCATCTGGAAGTGGAGTCAGCCATCAGAGCCACATCATAACCTTGGTCACGGAAGTACTCTGCAATAGTAATACCTGTATACACACAAGCTTCCCTGGCTGCTACAGGCATATTTGAAGTATTAGCGATGAGAACTGTTCTGTCCATTAATGGTTTCCCGGTTTTAGGGTCTTCTAATTCTGGGAATTCTTTCAGAACCTCTGTCATCTCGTTACCCCTTTCACCACATCCTACATAAACGATGATGTCGGCATCTGCCCATTTAGCCAACTGTTGTTGTGTAACAGTTTTACCAGACCCGAATGGTCCTGGTATGGCTGCGGTTCCACCTTTAGCCACTGGGAAGAAAGTATCTTGTGCTCTTTGACCGGTTACTAAGGGTATGTCCGGGTCTAACTTGTTTTTATATGGTCTTCCAACCCTCACCGGCCATTTTTGCATCATCTGAACTTTAACTGGACCTTTTGGTGTTTCAACCTCAGCAATATCTTCAGTTATGGTGTACTGGCCTTCTCCAACTATACTTTTCAAGGTACCAGATACATTTGGTGGAATCATTATTTTCTGGATTACTGCAGTGGTTTCTTGCACTTCACCAATGATGTCTCCACCTTGCACTTCACTGCCAGCATTGACCGTGGGTTTGAATGTCCATTTTTTATCCTTTGGTAGTGAAGGTACGTCTACACCCCTCTCAATGTAATCACCCACGCTTAGTTTGATGGTTTCCAAGGGTCTCTGGATTCCATCAAATATGGAACCAATAATCCCAGGTCCTAATTCCACAGAGAGTGGCCCTCCTGTACTTTCAACTACTTCTCCGGGTTTCATTCCGGCTGTTTCTTCGTAAACTTGGATGGTGGCTGTGTCACCTTCTAGTTCGATGATTTCTCCAATGAGTTTATCATCACCTACTTTAACCATCTCGTACATCTGGGTCCCTTTCATACCATCAGCGGTTATAACAGGACCCGCTATCTTTATTATCTTTCCTTCGGCAGTCATTCTACCATCTCTACCCCGATTACTCGTTTTATAAGCTCTCTGATTGGGTCTGATTCCCTTTCTACTGAGCCTTCTTTATCTGGTATTTCTATTATCATAGGCAGTGCACTTTCACTGCTCATTTTTTCAATTGTTTCTCTGAAATTGTCTCCTATTTTTTCAGTTGTTATTATAATGGAGTACTCCTTGGCAAGTTCTTTTAATTTATCTCCTGCTTCTTCCATGTTTTTTACAGGAAATCCGTCTTTAATTCCTCCAAGCATGAAACCGGTTACTGTGTCTGGATCTGCCATAACTGCTATTTTTGAACTCATACTAACATCTCCTTAATCATAGCAGGGGTAAATCCTTCTTCCCGCTTACCACGGACTATAATTTTCAAATTTTTGATTTCTTTTTCTTTTCGACTTAAAAATCCAATCATTGGCCCAATTCCGAATTGATTTTTCAATGATATCTTTTTAGCTGTTTCCACTATGTTATTGTCCAGAGCGATTTCAAAGGCAGAAATGGAACCAGTTTCATTGTAAGTGGTCATTGCTTCTGCAAGTAAAGGAGCATATTCAGTTCCTTCCAATCCACTAACAACTCCTGCAACATCTTCTGACTCCATTAAGTCTTTTAATTTCCATTCTCTAATCTGATAACCAGCACTGATCATGTAGGGTTCAATGTCCTCATATTTCAATCCATCAACTTTTGCCCTTAAGATGATTTTTAGGTTAGATCCATCTACCATGTTTCCCACATATGTCTTTAGGTGTGAGGTGTTGTCATCTTCAGGGGTGGCAACAGTTGTTAAGAGATTTTTTAAGAGGTATTTATCGAGAGAAGCTTCCAATGGTAATAATTTACCTGTTTCTTGATAAATTGGAATTGCATCTTCCAGTATTGGAGCGTATTCTGTTCCTTCCAGAGTGTTTAATACTTCGTTGATGTCATCTGCATCTATAAGTGTGTCTAACTTGTCAGTGAGCTCTCCAAATGGTATAACTAAGTCTATTGTTTCTTCTGTGGTTAACCCGGCTTCCTTGGCAATTATCACGCTTTTAATGTTTTTTATATCCCATTTTTTCAAGAGAAACCTGAATGCTGCTCTGCTGTTTTCAGGGGTTATTCGTGCTACTAAATCGTAGTTTTCAGCTAATTGTGTGTCTAAAGCTTTTTCCAAGGGGTACTGGTCAATGTATTTTGCATAATCTGGGTATCCTCGGAGGTAGTTTTTCACTTCTTCAATGCTGCCTGCTTCGATAATTTCTTGAAACTGTTTTTCATCGAATATTCTCCCTATCCTAGCTCTTATTCTGGCGTTGGGATAAGTGTAGGGGAACATACTTAGAACAGGTCTGAGGGTTGATATTACTATAACTACTCCGAAAATGGCCAGTACAAGGAACATTAGTGCTAAAAACGCTTCAATATTAGGAAATCCGAGTCCAGTGATTAATGAAGTAAGATCCTCTGCCATTTAATTCCCCCTATTTGAATAGTATCCCTGCAACTTCGGATCTTAGAGATTTTTTAAAGCGGAGCATCCTTGCTTCGATGGTGTTGTTTACCTCTATTTCACCGTTTGTGGTTTTTACAATGGCACCGCCAATGGTGGTTATATTTGCTCCCATTTCCAGTTTGGTAGGATTGCTGGTATTCTCACTGATACTTTTTTCAAGTGTAGGTAATGAACCTTTTATTTTAGTAACGTCGGTATCTTTTACAAGAATAACAAGGTCTCCTCCGCCAATTTCAGTACCTGCTTCTATAATCACTTTTTCAAGGGATGCCTTGTATTCTGATGCATCTGAAGAAGCAATTTCTTTAAGCTTTTCTTCGGCTTTTTCGAAAGCTTCTTCTATTATTTCTTCTCGAGCCTCAAGTTCCATTCTCCTGGAATTCATCTTAGCTTCTGAGATAACTTGCTGATATCTCATTTTAGCGGTTTTTTCCGCGTTCTCTAAGATTTTTTCCTTTTCGATAACTGATTGGGCTTCACCTTCAGAGAGAATGGATTGTTTTTCTTTTTCAGCTTCAGCTAATATGGAATCTGCTTTGATCTGGGCATCAGACATTATACTTGAGACTATCTTCTCTGTCCCGGCACTCATCTTTATCATCCCGGAATTATCCCAGAATTCCACCGAATACCATGAGGAGTATAGCAATCAGGAAACCGTAGATAGCTTGGGTCTCGGATAATGCTGTGAATATGATACCTCTGGCGAACATGTCTTCGTTTTCAACTACAGCCCCTACAGATGAAGATGCGGTGATACCTTGACCCATACCCGAACCAAGACCTGCGAATCCTATTGCAGCTCCAGCACCTATTGCCACCAGACCAGTAGTCACAGGCAGTGCTTTGTTAGCCATAATTGTGAATACCATGAGGAGTATAGCAATCAGGAAACCGTAGATAGCTTGGGTTTCAGGCAGTGCTGTGAATATGATACCTCTGGCGAACATGTCTTCATCTTCCGCCACAGCACCTACACTCCCTGCTGCTGCTATTCCTTGACCTAAACCTGATCCTAATCCTGCAAAACCGACTGCCATGCCGGCACCGATTGCTGCTAATGCTGTTCCTAATGCGACTTCTACCATATTATTTTCCTCCTAAATCAGTGTACTTTCTTTTGGCTCTGAAAGCCCTAAATTTCTGACTTCCTCCAATGTAAAACTGAGCAAAATACTCAACATAATGCAAACGCAATGAATTTATAAAGGCACCCAGGGTCTGGAAGGCAAGGTTTGCAATCTGCCCTCCTATAAAGACTATTGGTGCAAGAACTATTCCAATAAAAGGGATCATTTCTCCAACAATCCCAGTTAATATGTTTACTGTAGTAGCGATTCCTCCAGTTGACAAGCATAATGCCAGTAACCTAGCATACGAAAGGACGTTTCCCAAGAAACCTGAAACATCCATTAGTCCGAACATACCGTTGAAGTATAGGAGCATAATCAGACTCAGAATAAAAACACCTACTCCTGCGTACATGAGAATTCCTCCTCCAAATAAAAGGAATCCAGCTGCTAGTAACACTACTCCTGCTTCAAGGACAAACCATACTATTTGGGCTCCTAAAGCTTCCCGAACATCTCCTCGTACCAAATTGTTGTAAGTTCCAAATATTAAACCTAAGTTTAGGTGAATAACACCCACAACTAAAGCGATTATAAGGATGTTTTCAGGGTGCACAAAGGAGTTTATAGAGTGAATAGTGGTTGGCAGCCATAAATTCGGATCACCCCATATAAATCGGGGTATAAAATCCCCAATAAAACTGTTCGTAACAAATCCAAGAATTATGGCCCACACTCCACAAGCAATCATAATCAGGCCCAAGTCAGCCCATGTTTTACTGTTTCTTCCCATTCCTCTGAATATGATATAACCTACAAGTGCGTCAACTATCCCATAACCGGCTTCTGTAAGGCAGAAACCAAAGAAGAAAGGGAATACTATTGCCATGAGTATTGTTGGGTCAATTTCCCGATAGTTTGGTGGAGAGTACATGTGCACAAACATTTCATAAGGTTTGGCAAATCGTGGGTTATCAAGATGAACTGGAATTTCATCATTGTTGATATCTGGATCAGTCACATCTACAATAGAATGGCTTTCTGTTGAAGTATCAATGGTTTCCAAGGCTTCTTTTAATTTTTTCTCAGTAACCCATCCTTCAAACATCATCGTGTTTTCAGTTTTCCCGAATGAAGAAAAAATCTCATTACGCTGTTTTTCAATCTCTAACTGTTCTCTAAGTCCTATAAGTGTTTTTAACCACTTATCAGAAACATCTGCTAAGTCATTTAATACAGATTCCTTTTCTAAACTAATGGACTCGATTTCAGATTCAGATTTTGAGATTATTTCAAGGGGTTTACCTTCTAAGGCAGAAAACTCAAATCTTTCAAATTCAAGTTTCCTTAGCTGAGTTAACACTTCGTCAGAATGCGCTTTTAAGGTTACAATAACTAGTGTTTTAAATCCTTTTTCATCACTTTCCTGGTCAAAAACAACTATTTCATCAGTAATGTCATTTAGATTTGAAATGAAATTATCATAGGATTCTGAGGATATTTTTCCGCTAATAACAGAAACATACTCTGATCCTTCCAGAAGAGCAAGATCAAGATCAAAATTAATAAGGTTTTGCGCCACTTTAAGGGCATTTTCAAATTCAGTTTTCTTAGACTCAAGTTGACTTAATTTTTCTTCCTTAGGGGTTGTCTCGGATTCAACTTCTCCCAAGGTATTTTCGGCCTTTTTTATAAGATCCTGAACAGACAGTGCATCTACTTCTACTTTTTCAATAGGGGGAGGATTAATAAAACCCTTCACCAAAGGTAAAATTCCCTTCTCTTTCCGGGCTACTGATTCTAAAAAATCAACTGTGCCCGATGTTTTCATCAAAAGGGAGGAAACTTTACCAGTAAAAGGAGAGGCACTGGATGGTTTCAGGATTTGTCTCCATTCTGCGTCCTGTTGTATTCGCTCGGATATATCTTCAATTTGGACCAATCCTGCTTCGTGCAGTGCATTCACCGCAGAATCCGCGTACTTGTCCAAGGTGATTATCCTGAGCTTTTTCATCCTTGCCGGCTTGAACATGGTACTCACACTATAATA is drawn from Methanobacterium sp. and contains these coding sequences:
- a CDS encoding V-type ATP synthase subunit I: MFKPARMKKLRIITLDKYADSAVNALHEAGLVQIEDISERIQQDAEWRQILKPSSASPFTGKVSSLLMKTSGTVDFLESVARKEKGILPLVKGFINPPPIEKVEVDALSVQDLIKKAENTLGEVESETTPKEEKLSQLESKKTEFENALKVAQNLINFDLDLALLEGSEYVSVISGKISSESYDNFISNLNDITDEIVVFDQESDEKGFKTLVIVTLKAHSDEVLTQLRKLEFERFEFSALEGKPLEIISKSESEIESISLEKESVLNDLADVSDKWLKTLIGLREQLEIEKQRNEIFSSFGKTENTMMFEGWVTEKKLKEALETIDTSTESHSIVDVTDPDINNDEIPVHLDNPRFAKPYEMFVHMYSPPNYREIDPTILMAIVFPFFFGFCLTEAGYGIVDALVGYIIFRGMGRNSKTWADLGLIMIACGVWAIILGFVTNSFIGDFIPRFIWGDPNLWLPTTIHSINSFVHPENILIIALVVGVIHLNLGLIFGTYNNLVRGDVREALGAQIVWFVLEAGVVLLAAGFLLFGGGILMYAGVGVFILSLIMLLYFNGMFGLMDVSGFLGNVLSYARLLALCLSTGGIATTVNILTGIVGEMIPFIGIVLAPIVFIGGQIANLAFQTLGAFINSLRLHYVEYFAQFYIGGSQKFRAFRAKRKYTDLGGK
- a CDS encoding V-type ATP synthase subunit F — its product is MSSKIAVMADPDTVTGFMLGGIKDGFPVKNMEEAGDKLKELAKEYSIIITTEKIGDNFRETIEKMSSESALPMIIEIPDKEGSVERESDPIRELIKRVIGVEMVE
- a CDS encoding ATP synthase subunit B; the encoded protein is MNANIKTREYTTVREVAGPLMIVEGVEGVAYNEIVDIETPNGEMRRGQVLEVKGDVAVVQVFEGTSDLNTATTKVRFTGETAKIGVSLDMLGRVFSGTGSPIDGGPEIIPEKELDINGSPMNPSAREFPAEFIQTGISTIDGMNTLVRGQKLPIFSGSGLPHNELAAQIARQAKVLAEESEFSVIFAAMGITHEEANYFMRDFERTGALERVTVFMNLADDPAIERIITPRMALTTAEYFAFEHDMHVLVILTDMTNYAEALREISAARDEVPGRRGYPGYMYTDLSSIYERAGRIVGKEGSITQMPILVMPQDDITHPIPDLTGYITEGQIVLSRDLHRKGIYPPVDVLPSLSRLMSGGIGEGQTREDHSGVSDQLYSAYAEGRDLRDLMAVVGEEALTERDQKFLKFADDFEDKFITQNRDEDRSIQETLDLGWELMSLLPEQELKRVRAEHIPKYHPAHK
- a CDS encoding V-type ATP synthase subunit K (produces ATP from ADP in the presence of a proton gradient across the membrane; the K subunit is a nonenzymatic component which binds the dimeric form by interacting with the G and E subunits), yielding MVEVALGTALAAIGAGMAVGFAGLGSGLGQGIAAAGSVGAVAEDEDMFARGIIFTALPETQAIYGFLIAILLMVFTIMANKALPVTTGLVAIGAGAAIGFAGLGSGMGQGITASSSVGAVVENEDMFARGIIFTALSETQAIYGFLIAILLMVFGGILG
- a CDS encoding V-type ATP synthase subunit E — protein: MSAGTEKIVSSIMSDAQIKADSILAEAEKEKQSILSEGEAQSVIEKEKILENAEKTAKMRYQQVISEAKMNSRRMELEAREEIIEEAFEKAEEKLKEIASSDASEYKASLEKVIIEAGTEIGGGDLVILVKDTDVTKIKGSLPTLEKSISENTSNPTKLEMGANITTIGGAIVKTTNGEIEVNNTIEARMLRFKKSLRSEVAGILFK
- a CDS encoding ATP synthase subunit A produces the protein MTAEGKIIKIAGPVITADGMKGTQMYEMVKVGDDKLIGEIIELEGDTATIQVYEETAGMKPGEVVESTGGPLSVELGPGIIGSIFDGIQRPLETIKLSVGDYIERGVDVPSLPKDKKWTFKPTVNAGSEVQGGDIIGEVQETTAVIQKIMIPPNVSGTLKSIVGEGQYTITEDIAEVETPKGPVKVQMMQKWPVRVGRPYKNKLDPDIPLVTGQRAQDTFFPVAKGGTAAIPGPFGSGKTVTQQQLAKWADADIIVYVGCGERGNEMTEVLKEFPELEDPKTGKPLMDRTVLIANTSNMPVAAREACVYTGITIAEYFRDQGYDVALMADSTSRWAEAMREISGRLEEMPGEEGYPAYLASRLAQFYERAGRVTTVGSKDKIASVSVVGAVSPPGGDLSEPVTQNTLRICKVFWALDASLADKRHFPSIDWLQSYSLYVDSVEGWWDDSVKANWRAARDNAMALLQKESELQEIVQLVGPDALPDRERITLESTRMIREDFLQQNAYHEVDTYCSPTKQYQMLETILRFQEKAIAALERGAASSDLTDLKVKEEIGRMKFIPEDEFDAAIKEIQEKIDKQTSEV
- a CDS encoding V-type ATP synthase subunit C, with product MAEDLTSLITGLGFPNIEAFLALMFLVLAIFGVVIVISTLRPVLSMFPYTYPNARIRARIGRIFDEKQFQEIIEAGSIEEVKNYLRGYPDYAKYIDQYPLEKALDTQLAENYDLVARITPENSRAAFRFLLKKWDIKNIKSVIIAKEAGLTTEETIDLVIPFGELTDKLDTLIDADDINEVLNTLEGTEYAPILEDAIPIYQETGKLLPLEASLDKYLLKNLLTTVATPEDDNTSHLKTYVGNMVDGSNLKIILRAKVDGLKYEDIEPYMISAGYQIREWKLKDLMESEDVAGVVSGLEGTEYAPLLAEAMTTYNETGSISAFEIALDNNIVETAKKISLKNQFGIGPMIGFLSRKEKEIKNLKIIVRGKREEGFTPAMIKEMLV